One region of Quercus lobata isolate SW786 chromosome 2, ValleyOak3.0 Primary Assembly, whole genome shotgun sequence genomic DNA includes:
- the LOC115974763 gene encoding uncharacterized protein LOC115974763: MRFLKGSKVEVLKNEQVPPGEWHCAKIISGNGHTYSVMYEGSLEITAEVVVERVPRKAIRPCPPPMETVEDWAVGDVAEAFNVGSWRMAMILKVLGGDYHLVRLLGSSEKFRVHKSNIRVRQVWQDDKWVVIRKGSCNSLLVKSNKPSSLNFHQMTSEFLPRDTRKKMQAGNTCLAAQDNICLQKAHVVSSRTLKRASPYCSTHTEAYSGKMRGIEKEGERQRVISESTFPLLKKVDAVAYPQANLGEKYTHDSFNKQTTGYFDLERVNQNGCILIFHGRISEPIHCDGDASSVGSCSVVTDSSNRLSGHILSCPPQDANTLNSDADSCYDCRDEEGRGPLSLKDNLATSINRLELHDYRSTLEAIYASGPLSWEQEALLTNLRV; this comes from the exons ATGAGATTCTTAAAGGGTAGTAAGGTGGAGGTACTAAAGAATGAACAGGTGCCTCCAGGGGAGTGGCATTGTGCTAAGATTATCTCTGGTAATGGGCACACTTACAGTGTTATGTACGAAGGTTCTCTCGAAATTACAGCCGAGGTAGTTGTGGAGAGAGTGCCAAGGAAGGCTATTAGGCCTTGCCCTCCTCCCATGGAAACTGTGGAGGATTGGGCAGTAGGAGATGTTGCAGAAGCGTTTAACGTTGGTTCTTGGAGAATGGCTATGATTCTGAAGGTTTTGGGTGGGGATTATCATTTGGTTAGGCTATTGGGATCTTCTGAGAAGTTCAGAGTTCACAAATCTAACATCCGGGTGCGTCAAGTTTGGCAAGATGACAAATGGGTTGTGATCAGAAAG GGTTCTTGTAATTCTTTGCTTGTGAAGTCCAACAAACCATCTAGCTTGAACTTTCATCAGATGACCTCTGAGTTTCTGCCACGCGATACAAGGAAAAAGATGCAGGCAGGAAATACTTGTTTAGCTGCTCAAGACAATATTTGTTTGCAGAAGGCTCATGTTGTCTCATCCAGAACATTGAAGAGAGCGTCCCCTTATTGCTCTACCCATACTGAAGCATATTCTGGAAAAATGAGAGGAATTGAGAAAGAGGGTGAGCGTCAAAGAGTCATTTCAGAGTCTACATTCCCCTTGCTGAAAAAGGTAGATGCTGTAGCTTACCCACAAGCAAATCTGGGTGAAAAATACACGCATGATTCCTTTAATAAACAAACAACCGGATATTTTGATTTGGAAAGGGTAAATCAGAATggttgtattttgatttttcatggAAGAATTTCAGAACCTATTCATTGTGATGGTGATGCATCTTCTGTTGGTAGTTGTAGTGTTGTTACTGATAGTTCAAATAGGTTGTCAGGTCACATTTTATCATGTCCTCCTCAAGATGCCAATACCCTTAATAGTGATGCAGATTCCTGTTATGATTGTAGAGATGAGGAAGGAAGAGGTCCCCTCTCTCTGAAAGATAATTTAGCAACAAGCATCAATAGATTAGAGTTGCATGATTATCGCAGCACTCTGGAGGCAATATATGCTTCTGGGCCCTTAAGTTGGGAGCAAGAAGCTCTATTGACAAATCTTCGTGTTTGA